The following proteins come from a genomic window of Sorex araneus isolate mSorAra2 chromosome 1, mSorAra2.pri, whole genome shotgun sequence:
- the LOC101558174 gene encoding LOW QUALITY PROTEIN: engulfment and cell motility protein 1-like (The sequence of the model RefSeq protein was modified relative to this genomic sequence to represent the inferred CDS: inserted 2 bases in 2 codons; substituted 1 base at 1 genomic stop codon) encodes MPRPADIVKVGIEWPGPFPKLMEIDQKKPLSAVIKEVCDGWSPANHEYFALQHADNSNFYITEKNRNEIKNGTMLRLTTSXAQNAQQLHERIQSSSMDAKLEALKDLASPSRDTTFAQEFINLDGVSLLTYMVESGTERYQKLQKLMKPCFGDMLSFTLTAFVELMDHGIVSWDTFPVAFIKKIASFVNKSATDTSILQRSLAILESTVLNSHDLYQKVAQEITTGQLIPHLQGTDQEIQTYTIAVINALFLKARDERRQEMANILAQKQLRSIILTHLIRAQRAINNEMAHQLYVLQVLTFNLLEHRMMTKMDPQDQAQRDIIFELRRIAFDAECEPSNSGGSVEKRKSTYTRDYKKLGFINHVNPAMDFTQTPPGMLALDNMLYFAQHHQDAYTRIVLENSSREDKHECPFGRSSIELTKMLCEILKVGELPSETSDDFHPMFFTNDRSFEEFFCICIQLLNKTWKEMRATSEDFNKVMQVVKEQVRRALTTKPSSLDQFESKLQNLSYTEILKIRXSERMNQEDFQSRPILELKEKIQPEILELIKQQHLNRLVEGTCFRKLNSRQRQDKFWYCRLSPNHKVLHYGDLEESPQGEVPHDSLQNKLPVADIKAVMTGKDCPHMKEKGALKQNKEVFELAFSILYDSNCQLNFIAPDKHEYCIWTDGLNALLGKDMLSDLTQNDLXTLLSMEIKLRLLDLENIQIPDAPPPIPKEPSNYDFVYDCNCRAGNAFPSWKI; translated from the exons ATGCCACGCCCCGCGGACATCGTCAAGGTGGGCATCGAGTGGCCGGGCCCCTTCCCCAAACTCATGGAGATCGACCAGAAAAAGCCTCTGTCTGCAGTAATAAAGGAAGTCTGTGATGGGTGGTCTCCTGCCAATCATGAATATTTTGCACTGCAGCATGCTGACAACTCAAACTTCTATATCACGGAGAAGAATCGCAATGAGATAAAGAATGGCACCATGCTCCGGCTGACCACGT CGGCCCAAAACGCCCAGCAGCTTCATGAGCGGATCCAGTCGTCGAGCATGGACGCCAAGCTGGAGGCCCTGAAGGACCTGGCCAGCCCCTCCCGGGACACCACGTTCGCCCAGGAGTTCATTAACCTGGATGGCGTCTCCCTGCTCACGTACATGGTGGAGAGCGGCACTGAACGGTACCAGAAATTGCAGAAGCTCATGAAGCCTTGCTTTGGAGACATGCTGTCCTTCACCCTGACGGCCTTCGTTGAGCTGATGGACCATGGTATTGTGTCCTGGGACACGTTTCCAGTGGCATTCATTAAGAAGATCGCAAGCTTTGTCAACAAGTCAGCCACTGACACCTCCATCCTGCAGCGGTCCTTGGCCATCTTGGAGTCGACGGTGCTCAATAGCCATGACCTCTACCAGAAGGTGGCCCAAGAGATCACCACTGGCCAGCTCATCCCACACCTTCAGGGGACAGACCAGGAGATCCAGACCTACACCATCGCCGTGATCAACGCACTCTTCCTCAAGGCCCGGGATGAGAGGAGGCAGGAGATGGCGAATATTTTGGCTCAGAAGCAGCTGCGATCCATCATCTTGACGCATCTCATCCGGGCCCAGCGGGCCATCAACAATGAAATGGCACACCAGCTCTACGTGCTGCAGGTCCTCACCTTCAACCTCCTGGAGCACCGGATGATGACCAAGATGGACCCGCAGGACCAGGCCCAGAGGGACATCATATTCGAGCTTCGGAGAATCGCGTTCGACGCCGAGTGCGAGCCCAGCAACAGTGGCGGCAGCGTGGAGAAGCGCAAGTCCACGTACACGCGGGACTACAAGAAGCTCGGCTTCATTAATCACGTCAACCCTGCCATGGACTTTACCCAGACTCCTCCTGGGATGCTCGCCCTGGACAACATGCTGTACTTTGCCCAGCACCATCAGGACGCCTACACGCGGATTGTGCTAGAGAACAGTAGCCGGGAGGACAAGCACGAGTGTCCCTTCGGCCGCAGCAGCATAGAGCTGACCAAGATGCTGTGCGAGATCCTGAAAGTGGGCGAACTGCCTAGTGAGACCAGCGATGACTTCCACCCGATGTTCTTCACCAATGACAGATCATTTGAGGagtttttctgcatctgtatcCAGCTCCTGAACAAGACATGGAAGGAGATGAGGGCAACTTCTGAAGATTTCAACAAGGTAATGCAGGTGGTGAAGGAGCAGGTCAGGAGAGCTCTGACAACGAAGCCTAGCTCCCTGGACCAGTTCGAGAGCAAACTGCAGAACCTGAGTTATACTGAGATCCTGAAAATCCGCTAGTCTGAGAGGATGAACCAGGAAGATTTCCAGTCTCGCCCAATTTTGGAACTAAAGGAGAAGATTCAGCCCGAAATCTTGGAGCTAATCAAACAGCAACACCTGAACCGTCTTGTGGAAGGGACCTGTTTTAGGAAGCTCAACAGCCGACAGAGGCAAGACAAGTTTTGGTACTGCCGGCTTTCACCAAACCACAAGGTCCTGCATTATGGAGACTTGGAAGAAAGCCCCCAGGGAGAAGTGCCACACGATTCCCTACAGAACAAGTTGCCAGTGGCAGATATCAAAGCTGTGATGACGGGAAAGGACTGCCCTCATATGAAAGAGAAAGGTGCTCTTAAGCAGAACAAAGAGGTGTTTGAACTTGCTTTCTCCATCTTGTATGACTCCAACTGCCAGCTGAACTTCATCGCTCCTGACAAGCATGAGTACTGTATCTGGACAGATGGGCTGAATGCACTGCTGGGCAAAGACATGCTGAGTGACCTGACCCAGAATGACC GCACCCTGCTCAGCATGGAGATCAAGCTCCGCCTTCTAGACCTGGAGAACATTCAGATTCCAGATGCCCCTCCTCCGATCCCCAAGGAGCCGAGCAACTACGACTTCGTCTATGACTGTAACTGTAGGGCAGGAAACGCCTTCCCAAGCTGGAAAATCTAG